One stretch of Variovorax sp. 54 DNA includes these proteins:
- a CDS encoding TonB-dependent receptor encodes MTHIKSRKHSPARYLSGRAATATLVALGASVSGHAQTTLNEVRVEASTDFKTEKSASPKFTAPLLDTPKSITVIPQEVIRQTGATTLVDALRTSPGITFGAGEGGNPVGDRPFIRGFDSQSDTYVDGVRDGAAQTREIFNVESVEVVKGPSSVFGGRGSAGGSVNIVSKAPQAENFFSGSIGLGTDSYQRETLDINRKLSDSVAARLNAMNFKSDVAGRGPVNAKRWGIAPSVTFGMNSPTQVTLSYYHYETNDLPDSGIPYNNPFSSGANMALNGNGQPISVPRGTYYGVVGRDYQRTKVDASTIDVKHDFGGGMVLRNVTRSSQSSNDYIWTQPDDSRGNFLVNGGIWRRPNNRVSDSDSLVNQTSLSGKFETAGIKHTYVAGLELGKEATTKGNYLFLQDVKTGFETYPRSAITGTNCAVGSGVRSAFNCTTMLNPNPYDPWTGAITPSPAVTEVKTRTTSLYAFDTIEFNPQWSLNLGLRWDDYKTKAVTPAYATPIAVTAAVPSAAASGSTSLAVRPGGVVPGIELENKASFLNYQAGLVYKPAPNGSIYVSYGTSSTPPGTDGGDGADGISAAIRNLKPQESRSFELGTKWEVLDRRLVLTSAIFRTDMKNARTTAADGTTQNVGKKRVQGVEFGAAGSITRDWQVFGGYTYLDAKLTDNGFALTNGVYSPSPFNGNAFPNTPRNSATLWTTYTVMPGLTIGGGATYVGKQYGNVNNTKWIPSYVKYDAMVSYTVNKNFSLQLNVQNLTNKYYFDKAYASHYATVGAGRSASLTGTFSF; translated from the coding sequence ATGACTCACATCAAAAGCCGCAAGCACTCGCCTGCGCGCTACCTCTCCGGCCGTGCGGCCACCGCCACCCTCGTCGCACTCGGCGCCTCCGTGTCGGGCCACGCGCAGACCACGCTGAACGAAGTCCGCGTCGAAGCCTCGACCGACTTCAAGACCGAGAAGTCGGCCTCGCCCAAGTTCACCGCGCCGCTGCTGGACACGCCCAAGTCGATCACGGTGATCCCCCAGGAAGTCATCCGCCAGACTGGCGCGACCACGCTGGTCGACGCGCTGCGCACCTCCCCCGGCATCACCTTCGGTGCCGGCGAAGGCGGCAACCCGGTCGGCGACCGTCCGTTCATCCGCGGTTTCGACTCGCAAAGCGACACCTACGTCGACGGCGTGCGCGACGGCGCCGCGCAGACACGCGAAATCTTCAATGTGGAGTCGGTCGAGGTCGTCAAGGGCCCGAGCTCTGTGTTCGGCGGCCGCGGTTCGGCCGGCGGCTCGGTCAACATCGTCAGCAAGGCCCCACAGGCCGAGAACTTTTTCAGCGGCTCGATCGGCCTGGGCACCGACTCGTACCAGCGCGAAACGCTCGACATCAACCGCAAGCTCTCCGACAGCGTGGCCGCCCGCCTGAACGCGATGAACTTCAAGTCGGACGTCGCCGGCCGCGGCCCGGTCAACGCCAAGCGCTGGGGCATCGCACCCAGCGTGACCTTCGGCATGAACTCGCCGACGCAGGTCACGCTGAGCTACTACCACTACGAGACGAACGACCTGCCCGACTCGGGCATTCCGTACAACAACCCCTTCAGCTCGGGTGCCAACATGGCGCTCAACGGCAACGGCCAGCCCATCTCGGTGCCGCGCGGCACCTACTACGGCGTCGTCGGTCGCGACTACCAGCGCACCAAGGTCGATGCCAGCACGATCGACGTCAAGCATGACTTCGGCGGCGGCATGGTGCTGCGCAACGTCACGCGCTCCAGCCAGTCGAGCAACGACTACATCTGGACGCAGCCCGACGACAGCCGCGGCAACTTCCTGGTGAACGGCGGCATCTGGCGCCGGCCGAACAACCGCGTGTCCGACTCCGATTCGCTGGTCAACCAGACCAGCCTGTCGGGCAAGTTCGAAACCGCCGGCATCAAGCACACCTACGTGGCCGGCCTCGAACTGGGCAAGGAGGCCACGACCAAGGGCAACTACCTGTTCCTGCAGGACGTGAAGACCGGCTTCGAGACCTACCCCCGCAGCGCCATCACGGGCACGAACTGCGCCGTGGGCTCCGGCGTGCGCAGTGCCTTCAACTGCACGACGATGCTGAACCCGAACCCGTACGACCCGTGGACCGGCGCGATCACGCCCTCGCCGGCTGTTACCGAAGTCAAGACCCGCACGACCTCGCTGTACGCCTTCGACACGATCGAGTTCAACCCGCAGTGGTCGCTGAACCTCGGCCTGCGCTGGGACGACTACAAGACGAAGGCCGTCACGCCGGCCTACGCCACGCCCATCGCCGTCACGGCGGCAGTGCCGAGCGCCGCAGCCAGCGGCTCGACCAGCCTCGCAGTGCGTCCGGGCGGCGTGGTGCCCGGCATCGAGCTGGAGAACAAGGCCTCGTTCCTGAACTACCAGGCCGGCCTCGTCTACAAGCCCGCGCCCAACGGCAGCATCTACGTGTCGTACGGCACCTCGTCGACGCCTCCGGGCACCGACGGTGGCGACGGCGCCGACGGCATCTCGGCCGCCATCCGCAACCTGAAGCCGCAGGAAAGCCGCAGCTTCGAACTCGGCACCAAGTGGGAAGTGCTCGACCGCCGCCTGGTCCTGACCTCGGCGATCTTCCGCACCGACATGAAGAACGCCCGCACCACCGCGGCCGACGGCACCACGCAGAACGTGGGCAAGAAGCGCGTGCAAGGTGTCGAGTTCGGCGCGGCCGGCAGCATCACCCGCGACTGGCAGGTGTTCGGCGGCTACACCTACCTGGACGCCAAGCTCACCGACAACGGTTTTGCACTGACGAACGGCGTGTACTCGCCCTCGCCTTTCAACGGCAATGCGTTCCCCAACACGCCGCGCAACAGCGCGACGCTGTGGACCACCTACACCGTCATGCCCGGCCTCACCATCGGCGGCGGCGCGACCTACGTGGGCAAGCAGTACGGCAATGTCAACAACACCAAGTGGATTCCGTCGTACGTGAAGTACGACGCCATGGTGAGCTACACGGTCAACAAGAACTTCAGCCTGCAGCTGAACGTCCAGAACCTGACCAACAAGTACTACTTCGACAAGGCCTATGCCTCGCACTACGCGACGGTGGGCGCGGGCCGCTCGGCTTCGCTGACGGGCACCTTCTCGTTCTGA
- a CDS encoding sigma-70 family RNA polymerase sigma factor: protein MPPSDASIHLVRTLYSDHQPWLLDMLRRKLGNVENAADLAQDTFARILSSNEAGPLREPRAYLTTVASRIAAQYFRRLALERTYLDAITHLPEATSPSPETRMLVLEALTAVSRVLDGLKPHVREIFLMAQLDGLTYPQIAAQLGLSLNVVQKAMGKAYLHCYHAVYGE from the coding sequence ATGCCGCCCTCCGACGCTTCCATTCACCTCGTGCGCACGCTGTACAGCGACCATCAGCCGTGGTTGCTGGACATGCTGCGCCGCAAGCTCGGCAACGTGGAGAACGCGGCCGACCTGGCGCAGGACACCTTCGCGCGCATCCTGTCGTCGAACGAAGCAGGGCCGCTGCGCGAACCGCGCGCCTACCTGACGACGGTGGCGAGCCGGATCGCCGCCCAGTATTTCCGTCGCCTCGCGCTGGAGCGCACGTATCTCGACGCGATCACGCACCTGCCCGAGGCGACCAGCCCGTCGCCGGAAACACGCATGCTGGTGCTGGAAGCGCTCACCGCGGTGAGCCGCGTGCTCGACGGCCTCAAGCCGCATGTGCGCGAGATTTTCCTCATGGCGCAGCTCGACGGCCTGACCTATCCGCAGATCGCCGCGCAGCTCGGGTTGTCGCTCAACGTCGTGCAGAAGGCGATGGGCAAGGCCTACCTGCATTGCTACCACGCCGTCTATGGCGAGTGA
- a CDS encoding FecR domain-containing protein, producing MASEPGRWGERLVFKPAADSARSIDPAIVEQAVAWLVKIQSGSASVREAEACDLWRRAHPDHERAWLRLSGLGRDLREGTGAVPAQIVRSTLRGADHQQRRCALKAVAGLGVGAVTAWTLRHDIAALSADHRTVAGERRQVVLADGTLVFLNTRTAIDVRIDATSRTLRLQGGEIMVTTARDAAGRPFVVLGRDGRLVPVGTRFVVRAFDDADGSRSELTVLEGAVDLQAGAGEGAQVVRVPAGCRVGYGASGVGALTSPGEGAAAWTDGSLVVERMRLAEFLAELGRYRPGVLRCDRAVSEVLVSGAFPLADTDAVLRMLEETLPVRVRSLSRYWVTVASR from the coding sequence ATGGCGAGTGAGCCCGGCCGTTGGGGCGAGCGCCTGGTGTTCAAGCCGGCCGCCGACTCCGCGCGATCCATCGACCCGGCCATCGTCGAGCAGGCGGTGGCGTGGCTGGTGAAGATCCAGTCCGGCAGCGCCTCGGTCCGCGAGGCCGAGGCCTGCGACCTCTGGCGCCGCGCGCATCCTGACCACGAACGCGCCTGGCTGCGCCTGAGCGGGCTGGGTCGCGACCTGCGCGAAGGCACGGGCGCCGTGCCTGCGCAGATCGTCCGCTCGACCCTGCGCGGCGCGGACCACCAGCAGCGCCGATGCGCGCTCAAGGCGGTGGCGGGCCTGGGCGTCGGCGCCGTGACGGCCTGGACGCTGCGGCACGACATCGCCGCGCTGAGCGCCGACCACCGCACCGTCGCCGGCGAGCGCCGGCAGGTGGTGCTGGCCGACGGCACCCTGGTCTTTCTCAATACGCGCACCGCGATCGACGTGCGCATCGACGCCACCAGCCGCACGCTGCGCCTGCAGGGCGGCGAGATCATGGTGACCACCGCCAGGGACGCCGCCGGCCGTCCGTTCGTGGTGCTGGGCCGCGACGGCCGCCTCGTGCCCGTCGGCACGCGCTTCGTGGTGCGCGCGTTCGACGATGCCGACGGCTCGCGCAGCGAGCTGACGGTGCTCGAAGGCGCCGTCGATCTCCAGGCCGGAGCAGGCGAGGGCGCCCAGGTGGTGCGCGTGCCGGCCGGCTGCCGTGTCGGCTACGGCGCGAGCGGCGTCGGCGCGTTGACCTCGCCCGGGGAAGGCGCCGCGGCCTGGACCGACGGCAGCCTGGTGGTCGAGCGCATGCGGCTGGCCGAGTTCCTCGCCGAGCTGGGCCGCTACCGCCCCGGCGTGCTGCGCTGCGACCGCGCGGTGTCGGAGGTGCTCGTGAGTGGCGCCTTCCCGCTCGCCGACACCGACGCCGTGCTGCGCATGCTGGAAGAAACGCTGCCCGTGCGGGTGCGCTCGCTGAGCCGCTACTGGGTCACCGTCGCGTCCCGCTGA
- a CDS encoding TonB-dependent siderophore receptor, producing the protein MAAVARAACLAAALGVTATGGSTAWAQTAQAASPSRPYAIAPGSLDSVLGRFGREANVMIAIDPTLTRGLESAGLQGTYSVPEGLGHLLSGSGLEAVPGAGGGWRLRKTVGAAAAPNAAAAPAEGATLAPVIVSAQRERLYDVQDVNAGALGIRSLQDLPFAVGSYSVDTIEAQRARTALDVLRNDPSVTPTSGFSSFDGVAVRGFSANTFNNVRRDGLLANVYSDVPLENKERVDVLKGLSGFLYGVGEPSGIVNYVVKRPTRERFASVTAEVRTQGGRYAAIDAGGPLDANGTVGYRFNAATEKVGDFTHFGDLKRDFLSGAVDIKINRDALLQLDFDWQKKSLAASGMIGPLSNGTVLAASRFDPRTLVGQPWGQYKTDAWNIGARLDYALNSNWDLTAQLGFSRSKRNAIFFNASQIAPNGDVLRGNTRYEAEPYPTAAGQVFATGRFKTGSIGHETVVGYSYSSLQSPDGDYQRFPQMIGNVFRPLPYQQPYLTDDTHLPASTARQSSVFVSDTISFTPQWQLLLGARHISYSSDIGSKYDGTPKYTTRVTVPTLSVMYKPAEHTTVYATYGEGFEQGAYAPSYAENALQKLGPIKSRQYEIGVKSRVRDGLMLTAAIFDMDKPLQAVTPSDNIFRQKGNQRHRGVEFTANGEITPQLSGIAGVSWLDAEQRDTGDAALEGRRPSNVARFQASVFLDYRLSAVPGLSFNTGVYHVGNRPLDRANTMIVPSFTRWDLGAAYVTKLMGKASVIRLSIENVTNKRYWSSVNYGGVTQGNPRTIRLATTVNF; encoded by the coding sequence TTGGCAGCGGTTGCCCGCGCCGCCTGCCTGGCCGCCGCACTGGGCGTGACCGCCACCGGCGGCTCGACGGCCTGGGCGCAGACCGCGCAAGCCGCCAGCCCGAGCCGGCCTTACGCCATCGCCCCCGGCTCGCTGGACAGCGTGCTCGGGCGCTTCGGCCGCGAAGCCAACGTGATGATCGCGATCGACCCCACGCTGACGCGAGGCCTGGAGAGCGCCGGCCTGCAAGGCACCTACAGCGTGCCGGAAGGCCTGGGCCATCTGCTGTCGGGCAGCGGCCTGGAAGCGGTGCCCGGTGCCGGCGGCGGCTGGCGCCTGCGCAAGACAGTGGGCGCTGCGGCCGCACCGAATGCGGCAGCCGCGCCCGCCGAGGGTGCCACGCTGGCCCCGGTCATCGTCAGCGCCCAGCGCGAGCGGCTGTACGACGTGCAGGACGTCAACGCCGGCGCGCTCGGCATCCGTTCGCTGCAGGACCTGCCGTTCGCCGTGGGCTCCTACAGCGTCGACACCATCGAGGCGCAGCGCGCCCGCACCGCGCTCGACGTGTTGCGCAACGATCCGTCCGTCACGCCGACCTCGGGCTTCTCGTCGTTCGACGGCGTGGCCGTGCGCGGCTTCTCGGCCAACACCTTCAACAACGTGCGCCGCGACGGCCTGCTGGCCAACGTCTACAGCGACGTGCCGCTGGAGAACAAGGAGCGCGTCGACGTGCTCAAGGGCCTGTCGGGCTTCCTGTATGGCGTGGGCGAGCCCAGCGGCATCGTCAACTACGTGGTGAAGCGCCCGACGCGCGAGCGCTTTGCCAGCGTGACGGCGGAAGTGCGCACGCAAGGCGGGCGCTACGCAGCCATCGACGCGGGCGGTCCGCTCGACGCCAACGGCACCGTGGGCTACCGCTTCAATGCCGCGACCGAGAAGGTCGGCGACTTCACGCATTTCGGCGACCTGAAGCGCGACTTCCTGAGCGGCGCGGTGGACATCAAGATCAACCGCGACGCGCTGCTGCAGCTGGACTTCGACTGGCAGAAGAAATCGCTCGCGGCCAGCGGCATGATCGGCCCGCTCAGCAACGGCACCGTGCTGGCGGCGTCGCGCTTCGACCCGCGCACGCTGGTCGGCCAGCCCTGGGGCCAGTACAAGACTGACGCGTGGAACATCGGCGCGCGCCTGGACTACGCGCTCAACAGCAACTGGGACCTGACCGCGCAACTGGGCTTCAGCCGCAGCAAGCGCAACGCGATCTTCTTCAACGCGTCGCAGATCGCGCCGAACGGCGACGTGCTCAGGGGCAACACGCGCTACGAGGCCGAGCCGTACCCGACCGCGGCAGGACAGGTGTTCGCCACCGGCCGCTTCAAGACCGGCAGCATCGGGCACGAGACGGTCGTCGGCTATTCATATTCCAGCCTGCAATCGCCCGACGGCGACTACCAGCGCTTCCCGCAGATGATCGGCAACGTCTTCCGGCCGCTGCCCTACCAGCAGCCTTACCTGACGGACGACACGCACCTGCCCGCAAGCACCGCGCGCCAGAGCAGCGTGTTCGTGAGCGACACCATCAGCTTCACGCCGCAGTGGCAGCTGCTGCTGGGCGCGCGCCACATCAGCTACAGCAGCGACATCGGCAGCAAGTACGACGGCACGCCCAAGTACACGACGCGCGTCACCGTGCCCACGCTGAGCGTCATGTACAAGCCGGCCGAGCACACGACCGTCTACGCCACCTACGGCGAAGGCTTCGAGCAGGGCGCCTACGCACCGAGCTATGCCGAGAACGCGCTGCAGAAGCTGGGCCCCATCAAGAGCCGACAGTACGAGATCGGCGTGAAGAGCCGCGTGCGCGACGGCCTGATGCTCACGGCCGCGATCTTCGACATGGACAAGCCGCTGCAGGCCGTCACGCCCTCCGACAACATCTTTCGCCAGAAGGGCAACCAGCGCCACCGCGGCGTGGAGTTCACCGCCAACGGCGAGATCACGCCGCAGCTGAGCGGCATTGCTGGCGTGTCCTGGCTCGACGCCGAGCAACGCGACACCGGCGACGCCGCACTCGAAGGCCGCCGGCCCAGCAACGTCGCGCGCTTCCAGGCCAGCGTGTTCCTCGACTACCGCCTGAGCGCGGTGCCGGGCCTCTCGTTCAACACCGGCGTCTACCACGTGGGCAACCGGCCGCTGGACCGCGCCAACACCATGATCGTTCCGAGCTTCACGCGCTGGGACCTGGGCGCCGCCTACGTCACGAAGCTGATGGGCAAGGCCTCGGTGATTCGCCTGTCGATCGAGAACGTCACGAACAAGCGCTACTGGAGCTCCGTCAACTACGGCGGCGTGACCCAGGGCAACCCGCGCACCATCCGTCTGGCGACGACGGTGAACTTCTGA
- a CDS encoding DUF4198 domain-containing protein yields the protein MLNKKILALAACGLSMLLGNGVASAHGVWVAQRAGELALVLGEGALDEAYDAKQVRAVKAFTASGEASTVKLQPRERNVVVEPAADAAVLSVAVEDGFWSQGADGKWVSGSRLKVPEARRAGYYMKYGTTLLKPVRMPLQPLGMDLEIVPLVDPSTLRRGQSLPLRVLSKGQPVAGVAVIADFIGNTAGPRVKTDKAGRATVVVGSSGLNVVAVSLSRPRSDRREADEDGLEATLAFTLPRAGD from the coding sequence ATGCTGAACAAGAAGATCCTTGCACTCGCCGCATGCGGCTTGTCGATGCTGCTGGGAAACGGTGTCGCCTCGGCACACGGCGTGTGGGTGGCACAGCGTGCGGGTGAACTGGCCCTGGTGCTCGGCGAAGGCGCGCTCGACGAGGCCTACGACGCGAAACAGGTGCGAGCAGTGAAGGCCTTCACCGCGAGCGGCGAAGCGTCGACTGTCAAGTTGCAGCCGCGCGAGCGCAACGTCGTCGTCGAGCCCGCGGCCGATGCGGCCGTGCTCTCGGTGGCGGTGGAAGACGGCTTCTGGTCGCAAGGCGCTGACGGCAAGTGGGTCAGCGGCTCGCGCCTCAAGGTGCCCGAGGCGCGCCGCGCGGGCTACTACATGAAGTACGGCACCACGCTGCTCAAGCCGGTGCGGATGCCTTTGCAGCCGCTGGGCATGGACCTCGAGATCGTGCCGCTGGTCGATCCGTCGACCTTGCGCCGGGGGCAGTCGCTGCCGCTGCGTGTGCTCTCCAAGGGGCAGCCGGTGGCGGGCGTGGCGGTCATCGCCGACTTCATCGGCAACACCGCGGGCCCGCGCGTGAAGACCGACAAGGCCGGGCGCGCCACGGTCGTGGTGGGCAGCAGCGGCCTCAACGTGGTGGCGGTGTCGCTCAGCCGGCCGCGCAGCGACCGGCGCGAAGCCGACGAAGACGGCCTCGAAGCCACGCTGGCGTTCACCCTGCCGCGCGCGGGCGACTGA
- a CDS encoding PepSY-associated TM helix domain-containing protein has product MPRQLLLRLHRWAGLATGLFLVLAGLTGSLLAFEDGLEAWLNPALFVTASPPSRGIRPLDPFALREMAQRAAPPQAHVDTVLLDRQADRSLRYILSARTDPATGLPMPLDVDELFLNPYDGRVQGTRLWGASLFQRETAVSFLYRLHYALALPAPWSARILGTVGVLWTFNCLIGLWLTLPRRSAQPSARGRWQRWRAAWRFGPRGNAMRTTLDLHRVAGLWLWLAMLVFAWSSVMFNLRESVYRPLMSVVAVTPDLWAGVPMPRTPMQVPAIDWKPAHAAAREAMAVLAAQKHFTVSTERDLRLDRAHGVYAYRVHSGLDVPGTPGTTTVLIDATNGAVRGFAGDARGHRLEEWLGALHMARAFGTPYKVLVSCFGAGVALLSLAGLLLWYRRAKLRSAR; this is encoded by the coding sequence ATGCCGCGACAGCTTCTGCTGCGCCTGCACCGTTGGGCAGGCCTTGCCACCGGGCTCTTCCTGGTGCTGGCGGGGCTGACCGGCAGCCTGCTGGCGTTCGAGGATGGGCTTGAGGCCTGGCTCAACCCGGCGCTCTTCGTGACGGCGTCGCCACCGTCAAGAGGGATTCGGCCGCTCGATCCTTTCGCGTTGCGCGAGATGGCGCAGCGCGCCGCGCCACCGCAGGCGCATGTCGACACGGTGCTGCTGGACCGCCAGGCCGACCGGTCGTTGCGCTACATCCTGTCGGCACGAACCGATCCCGCGACCGGCCTGCCGATGCCGCTCGATGTGGACGAGCTGTTCCTGAACCCCTACGACGGCAGGGTGCAGGGCACACGCCTGTGGGGCGCGTCGCTGTTCCAGCGCGAGACGGCGGTGAGCTTTCTCTACCGCTTGCACTACGCGCTCGCGCTGCCAGCGCCATGGAGCGCGCGCATCCTCGGCACGGTCGGCGTGCTCTGGACCTTCAACTGCCTCATCGGCCTGTGGCTGACGCTGCCTCGCCGCAGCGCCCAGCCGTCGGCGCGGGGAAGGTGGCAGCGCTGGCGCGCGGCATGGCGCTTCGGCCCGAGGGGCAATGCAATGCGGACGACGCTCGACCTGCATCGCGTCGCCGGCCTCTGGCTGTGGCTGGCGATGCTGGTCTTCGCCTGGTCGAGCGTGATGTTCAACCTGCGCGAGAGCGTCTACCGGCCGCTCATGTCGGTCGTCGCCGTGACGCCTGATCTCTGGGCCGGTGTGCCAATGCCGCGCACGCCGATGCAGGTGCCCGCCATCGACTGGAAGCCGGCGCATGCCGCCGCCCGCGAGGCGATGGCCGTGCTCGCTGCGCAAAAGCACTTCACGGTGAGCACGGAGCGCGACCTGCGGCTGGACCGCGCCCATGGCGTCTATGCGTACCGCGTGCACTCCGGCCTCGACGTGCCCGGAACGCCGGGCACGACCACCGTGCTCATCGACGCCACGAACGGCGCGGTGCGCGGCTTTGCGGGCGATGCCCGGGGCCACAGGCTCGAAGAGTGGCTGGGCGCGCTGCACATGGCGCGGGCGTTCGGCACGCCCTACAAGGTGCTGGTGTCGTGCTTCGGCGCGGGTGTCGCGTTGCTGTCGCTGGCCGGTTTGCTGCTCTGGTACCGACGGGCGAAGCTCCGGTCCGCACGCTGA
- a CDS encoding sigma-70 family RNA polymerase sigma factor, giving the protein MPSSMRAGEPPFQREIHHLYSDHHGWLSGWLRKKLGNSFDAADIAHDTFLRLLTSRSSSGFGSEPRALLAHIAKGLLIDHWRHQEVERAYLDAIAHLPEQHVPSPETRLLVLEALQRIDAMLHALPSKTREIFLLAQFDGLGYGEIAQRLDTSLITVKRHMRKAFIACMAAA; this is encoded by the coding sequence ATGCCTTCGTCCATGCGTGCCGGCGAGCCGCCTTTCCAGCGCGAAATTCACCACCTCTACAGCGACCACCACGGCTGGCTGTCGGGCTGGCTGCGCAAGAAGCTCGGCAACAGCTTCGACGCGGCGGACATCGCGCACGACACCTTCCTGCGCCTGCTGACCAGCCGCAGCAGCAGTGGCTTCGGCAGCGAACCGCGCGCGCTGCTCGCGCACATTGCGAAGGGGCTGCTGATCGACCACTGGCGGCACCAGGAAGTGGAGCGCGCCTACCTCGACGCGATTGCGCACCTGCCCGAGCAGCACGTGCCTTCACCCGAGACGCGCCTGCTTGTGCTCGAGGCGCTGCAGCGGATCGACGCCATGCTGCATGCCCTGCCTTCGAAAACGCGCGAAATCTTCCTGCTGGCCCAGTTCGACGGGTTGGGCTATGGCGAGATCGCGCAGCGGCTGGACACCTCGCTCATCACCGTGAAGCGCCACATGCGCAAGGCCTTCATCGCCTGCATGGCGGCGGCCTGA
- a CDS encoding FecR domain-containing protein yields the protein MRMHNAVPGEALLGEAADWLMRFQSGDRSDTAHRAFEQWRAQSPAHAAAWQRAESVLATFGQVPGEIGHRTLQGLGKPRRRQMLQAFGMLAIAAPTAWLAWRELPWSNWSADLRTAIGEQKSLRLADGTQLVLNTASAVNVVFTGTERRLWLESGEILITTAPDPAPVHRPFIVQTPQGAARALGTRFSVRRDGEHTRVAVFEGAVDIQSVNASRNAVVQAGSQASFSIDGVQPVEPAEISSMLWERGMFIARDMRLADLIAELGRYRTGVLRCHADVAGMRVSGAFPLKDTDESLKLLEKTLPLRIRSATRYWVSVEAR from the coding sequence ATGCGCATGCACAACGCCGTGCCCGGCGAGGCGCTCCTGGGCGAAGCTGCCGACTGGCTCATGCGATTTCAGTCGGGCGACCGCTCGGACACCGCGCACCGCGCCTTCGAACAGTGGCGTGCGCAAAGCCCCGCACACGCGGCGGCCTGGCAACGGGCCGAGTCGGTGCTCGCCACCTTCGGCCAGGTGCCGGGCGAGATCGGACATCGCACGCTGCAAGGCCTGGGCAAGCCGCGCCGGCGCCAGATGCTGCAGGCCTTCGGCATGCTGGCGATTGCCGCGCCGACGGCCTGGCTGGCGTGGCGCGAACTGCCGTGGTCGAACTGGAGCGCCGACCTGCGCACGGCCATCGGCGAACAGAAGAGCCTGCGCCTGGCCGACGGCACGCAGCTGGTGCTCAACACCGCGAGTGCGGTCAACGTCGTCTTCACGGGCACCGAACGCCGGCTCTGGCTGGAGTCTGGCGAGATCCTCATCACCACCGCGCCCGACCCGGCGCCCGTGCACCGGCCGTTCATCGTGCAGACGCCGCAGGGCGCGGCGCGCGCGCTCGGCACCCGGTTCTCGGTGCGTCGGGACGGCGAGCACACGCGTGTCGCGGTGTTCGAAGGCGCGGTCGACATCCAGTCCGTCAATGCATCGCGCAACGCGGTCGTGCAGGCGGGAAGCCAGGCGTCTTTCAGCATCGACGGCGTCCAGCCGGTCGAGCCTGCGGAGATCTCGTCGATGCTGTGGGAGCGCGGCATGTTCATCGCGCGCGACATGCGCCTGGCCGACCTGATCGCCGAGCTTGGCCGCTACCGCACGGGCGTGTTGCGCTGCCACGCCGACGTGGCCGGCATGCGCGTGTCGGGCGCGTTCCCGCTCAAGGACACGGACGAGAGCCTGAAGCTGCTCGAGAAGACGCTGCCGCTGCGCATCCGCAGCGCCACGCGCTACTGGGTCAGTGTCGAGGCGCGTTGA